Part of the Sporosarcina sp. FSL K6-2383 genome is shown below.
TCCTGGTGTTCCGACAACCGCCGAAGCTGTATCGTGGGATGCGACGACATAGACCTCGCAATCCGGTAAATCGAATGCGGGAAACCATTCTTTCTTGAGCGGACCTAGCTGTTGACCTGGTTCAATAAGTTCGCCAAATTGATTTTCACGAAGACCAATAGTTTCTAGTAGATCTTGATCAAATTGTCTCGTGCCTATGTTCAATAACTGTGTCGTAGAAGCGTTCGTTACTTCCATTACTGCTTTTCCTGTAAGTAGATAATTGAGATAATCAGGGACCATCAAAAGTTGATCGAGTTCCATTATGACTTTTTCATCTTCTTCATATAACTGATAGATTGTATTGAACGGTAGGAACTGAATACCTGTTTTTTCATAAATTCGTTCTCTAGCAAGCTGTCCCGTTACTTTGTCTATCGTTTCAGCAGTTCGATGATCTCGGTAGGAGACGACTTCTTTCATTCGCTCCCCTTTTTTATTCAAAAGGACATAATCGACCGCCCATGTATCGATTCCCACAGACTCTACCCGATAGCCCGCTTGTTTCGCAAGTTGTAATCCGTAGAGGATTTCATTAAGTAAGTAGTCAATGTCCCAATACAATGTTCCATCTTTTGCTGAGAACCCATTTTCAAATCGATGAATTTCTGTAATTCCAATTTTTTTTTGCTTCAGTTTGCCAATAACAAGCCGACCACTTGAAGCACCGATATCTACTGCGATATGCACCATCCCTCGCTGCCTCCTTTGCATGTACTTACCTTGTAAATGCGGCTGGTACTCCACCATCCACTGTAATCATACAACCTGTGGTCTTATCTGATTTTGATGAAGCAAAGAAAGCAATAGACTCAGCAATATCACTCGGATAAATATTGACCAATAATGTCGTTCTGTTTTTATAATGTTCCTCTAACTCACTCGGTTCAATTCCATAAGCCGCAGCTCGCTCTTCACGCCAGCTCGATCCCCAAATGGCAGAGCCTTGTAACACAGCATCTGGTAATATAGAGTTCACCCGAATCCCATATTCCCCGCCTTCTGCAGCAATACAACGGGCCAGATGTACTTCAAGCGCTTTTACTGAACTGTATGCGGCTGCATTTCGTCCAGCATAAACAGAGTTTTTCGACCCTACAAAAACCATATTTCCACCGATAGCTTGTGTCTTCATTTGACGGAATGCCTCACGAGCAACTAAAAAATAGCCCGTCCCAAGTACATCCATATTTAGGTTCCATTCGTGTAACGTCGTTTCTTCAAACGGGCTAGATGTTGCCAATCCAGCATTGTTTACAACTGAGTCGACTCCTCCATAGGTTAAAGCAGAAAAGTCGAATGCGGATTTCACTTGGCTTTCACTCGTTACATCCATTTTTATTGCAACTGCTCGACCTTCTCCGTAATGCGAGTTAATTTCATCGGCAACTTTTTGCACGCCCTCTTCATTTAAATCTGCTAAAACAACATGAGCCCCTTCCGAAACAAATCGTCGAGCTGATTCACTCCCGATTCCACCTGCCCCGCCTGTAATGAAAATAACTTTTCTTGAAAACTCCACTTCAGGTGGTGCAAGCGACAACTTATACAATTCCAATGGCCAATACTCAATATTGTAAGACTCATTTTCACTAAGGGATACAAACTCCCCTAATGATGTAGCCCCCTTCATGACAGCGATTGCTCGATGATAAAGCCCCCCGCTTCCATTAGCCATCGCTAAACTTCTGCCCGTATTCACCATTCCAATTCCAGGAATTAAAATCACACGCGGAGCAGATTCAAAAATTCGGTCTCCTTCATGCTTATTTCTTTCGAAGTAGGCTTTATATTCATTCTTAAATTCTTCAACACCACTTTTCACTTGTTCGATTAATCCCTCTATATTATCTTTTGCCACATTCCAATCAATATAAAGCGGCGTACGTTTTGTATGGACTAAATGATCGGGGCATGCAGCACCAACTTGAGATAATTCGGATGCATCATGACTATTTACAAATTGCAAGATGTCAGCAGAATCATCAAAAGTAAGAATCATTTTCTTTTCATCGCTAACAGCACCTCGAATAACTGGCATGATTCTTGCTAATAATTTACGTCGTTCCTCCTTGGAGAACGCTAAGTATTTCCGACCACCAAACACCTGTTCATCGTTGCTACAATCATTAATATATTTCTCTGCTTCATTAATTACAGAAAGTGTTTTTTCATAGCACTCTTCTGAAGTATCTCCCCAAGTAACTAAACCGTGTTTCTCCATTAACACGAGTTCGGCATTTGGATTTTCTTTTACACCTTCAGCAATCATCTTTGATAAGCTGAACCCTGGGCGGACATAAGGAACCCACACAAAGCGATTTCCAAAAATCTCTTTAGCTATTTCTTTCCCATTATGTGCGCAGCAAAGACTTATAATCGAGTCTGGGTGCGTATGGTCGACATGCTTATACGGTAAAAAAGCATGAAGTAGCGTTTCAATAGAAGGTCGAGGGTGTTTGCTATTGATCATACTGTGTCCCAAATATTCCACCATATCTTCATCATTCATTTCACTGCGTTCTATTAATGGAGCTATATCTTCCATTCTCACCCCTGTAAAGTTTTCAGCACCCATTGTTGCTAAATCAGAGCCACTTCCTTTCACCCACATAACTTCTACATCTCTTCCACGAAAATCTTTTTCAATCGCTTTCATAGATGTATTACCACCACCCCAATTACAAACAGTGCGATCCGTTCCTAATAAATTTGAACGATACACTAATTCCGGTAATCCTTTTTCAAGTTTCCTTGCTTGATTTTCGTTCCATAAATTATTCGCCATCTCCATACCTCCGCTTTTCTTTGTTTATGTCTGTTTTTATTATACACAACTTCAGACTATTGTGACTAGTTTTTTAAAAATTTATTTTTAAAAGTCTTTTTTTCTTGATTTCACGCTTTTAAATACATAAATACCAATTTATCGTATTACTAAAAATAAAAATTCTCGAAATTGATGTTCCCAAACAGAAATTAATATGCTAAGATGTGAATAACAAAAATCTTCTGTTAACTTTATAGTAAATAAACAAAGATTTTCAATCATTTATACATATGGAATGATTGTCGTCTCATATGTATACGTCATTAATATTTCTATCAACCAAACTTGTAAACGCTTTCTCGGAAAATTATCAGGGTTATAAAGTAAAGTTACTAACTATACCAGTGAAAGCAAAGATAGGTTTCGTGTTTATAAGAATGGTCCACTATTCCTATAAACATTACCAAATGAACTGATTAAAGTTTAATGCATGTCTCATGGTAAAGCATATCTGAAGGAAGGAAGGGTATCATGTCTGAATCTGAATATATCCTTGAGTTAAATGGAATCACAAAAGAATTCCCAGGCGTAAGGGCATTAGATAATGTTCACTTCAAATTAAAACCGGGAGAAATACATGCACTTATGGGAGAGAACGGCGCCGGTAAATCTACTTTCATTAAAATTATTACAGGTGTGCATCCGCCAAACGCCGGGGAAATGTATTTAAACGGAGAAAAAATATCTTTTAGCAATCCTAAAGAAGCCCAAAACATGGGGATTGCAGCTATTTATCAAAATGTAACGAACTATCCAGATTTAAGTGTTACTGAAAACATCTTTATGAGTCATCAAAAAGTACATGCAAAAACGAAAAGATTAAATTGGGGTACCATGCATGCCGAAGCAAAAAGAATCTTGCAACAACTTGGATCAACGATTGATCCAAAAATGGAAATGCAAGCGCTAAGTGTTGCCCAACAACAAATTATTGAAATTGCAAAGGCTATATCGACAAATGCCAAAATCATCATCATGGATGAACCGACTGCCGCACTGACAGCAAGGGAAAGCGAAGAACTCTATAAAATCACAGAAAAACTAAGAGATAGTGGAACTTCTATTATCTTCATTTCCCACAGATTCGAAGATATTTACCGGTTAGCGAGTCAAGTAACTGTTTTACGAGATTCAAAATATATTGGATCCTGGCAAATCGATGAAATTTCAAATGACCAACTCATTGTTGCAATGGTTGGGAGGGAAATTACACAAGTATTTCCCGATAAAAAAGGAAGTATTGGGGATAAGTTATTTGAAGTAAAAAACCTATCCAAAATGGGGTTGTTTGCAGACATCTCCTTTACACTTCACAAAGGAGAAATCCTTGGTATGACTGGTCTAATAGGGGCTGGACGGACAGAAGTATGTCAAGCACTCTTCGGCATAGCCCCTTATGATCAAGGTGAAGTTTTTTTAAATAATAAAAAAATTGAAATTAAGCAACCCAAACAGGCAATGAAATTGGGTATCGGTTATTTGCCTGAAGATCGCCAATTACAAGGATTAGTTTTTGATTGGGATATTGGGAAAAACATTTCATTGCCAGCATTAACGAAGCTATCCAAAATGGGCTGGTTAAGTAATAAGAATGAGGCAGCCATCGCAAAAAGACTTGCCGAAAAAGTAGATGTTAAAGCACAATCCATTTTCGATTTGGTCAGTTCTTTATCAGGTGGAAACCAACAAAAAGTGGCTGTTGCGAAATTGTTGACGGCTGATTTAGATGTCATTATTTTGGACGAACCAACAAAAGGTGTAGATATTGGAGCAAAGTCTGCGATTTATGAAATCATAAATGATTTGGCAGCACAGGGGTATGGAATCATTATGATTTCTTCAGAGATGCCGGAAATATTAGGAATGAGCGACCGAATTATCGTCATGCGTGATGGACGAATCGCAAACACTTTCAATAAGGTAGAAGCAACCCAAGAACGTATCCTTGAGGCAGCACTCAGTGAAACGACTCCTTCTAAGGAAATATTAAAAGTATAGCACCATGTGATAAACCGAAAGGAGTGTAATGAATGCGTGAAAACACGTTAAATGCAGCAGCCCAGCCCGAGATTCCGCCTGAGAAAACCTCAATGCTTGCGAACATTTCTAAATTTAGAGAGCTTGGACTTCTCGGGTTTATCGTTATTATTAGCCTTGTTGTCCAGCTGCGTAATCCAAGCTTTTTAAGCGGAGAAAATATTAACGATATGTTCACAAACACAGCCATTTTGAGTATTTTGGCTCTAGGCATGATGCTTGTTTTAATCACGCGAGGAATTGACCTGTCCATTGGGGCAATTATTGCCTTATCTGGCATGATTTCTGCCCAAGTAGTTAGTACCTATCAGGGGTTAAATCCATTTCTCGCCATCTTACTAGGTATCACCGTGGGTATTATTTGCGGGGTTGTCAATGGATTCCTTGTAGCTAAAATAGGCATTCTTCCAATTATCGCTACACTTGCACTAATGAATATCTTTAGAGGAATGGCTTTCACAATAAGTGGCGGTGAATGGATTAGTGCCTATCAAATGCCCGAAAGCTTTGTTGCAATAGCAACTGGAAAAACATTAGGATTAAACAATTTGATTGTCATCGCGATTATCA
Proteins encoded:
- a CDS encoding bifunctional aldolase/short-chain dehydrogenase, which encodes MANNLWNENQARKLEKGLPELVYRSNLLGTDRTVCNWGGGNTSMKAIEKDFRGRDVEVMWVKGSGSDLATMGAENFTGVRMEDIAPLIERSEMNDEDMVEYLGHSMINSKHPRPSIETLLHAFLPYKHVDHTHPDSIISLCCAHNGKEIAKEIFGNRFVWVPYVRPGFSLSKMIAEGVKENPNAELVLMEKHGLVTWGDTSEECYEKTLSVINEAEKYINDCSNDEQVFGGRKYLAFSKEERRKLLARIMPVIRGAVSDEKKMILTFDDSADILQFVNSHDASELSQVGAACPDHLVHTKRTPLYIDWNVAKDNIEGLIEQVKSGVEEFKNEYKAYFERNKHEGDRIFESAPRVILIPGIGMVNTGRSLAMANGSGGLYHRAIAVMKGATSLGEFVSLSENESYNIEYWPLELYKLSLAPPEVEFSRKVIFITGGAGGIGSESARRFVSEGAHVVLADLNEEGVQKVADEINSHYGEGRAVAIKMDVTSESQVKSAFDFSALTYGGVDSVVNNAGLATSSPFEETTLHEWNLNMDVLGTGYFLVAREAFRQMKTQAIGGNMVFVGSKNSVYAGRNAAAYSSVKALEVHLARCIAAEGGEYGIRVNSILPDAVLQGSAIWGSSWREERAAAYGIEPSELEEHYKNRTTLLVNIYPSDIAESIAFFASSKSDKTTGCMITVDGGVPAAFTR
- a CDS encoding sugar ABC transporter ATP-binding protein, with product MSESEYILELNGITKEFPGVRALDNVHFKLKPGEIHALMGENGAGKSTFIKIITGVHPPNAGEMYLNGEKISFSNPKEAQNMGIAAIYQNVTNYPDLSVTENIFMSHQKVHAKTKRLNWGTMHAEAKRILQQLGSTIDPKMEMQALSVAQQQIIEIAKAISTNAKIIIMDEPTAALTARESEELYKITEKLRDSGTSIIFISHRFEDIYRLASQVTVLRDSKYIGSWQIDEISNDQLIVAMVGREITQVFPDKKGSIGDKLFEVKNLSKMGLFADISFTLHKGEILGMTGLIGAGRTEVCQALFGIAPYDQGEVFLNNKKIEIKQPKQAMKLGIGYLPEDRQLQGLVFDWDIGKNISLPALTKLSKMGWLSNKNEAAIAKRLAEKVDVKAQSIFDLVSSLSGGNQQKVAVAKLLTADLDVIILDEPTKGVDIGAKSAIYEIINDLAAQGYGIIMISSEMPEILGMSDRIIVMRDGRIANTFNKVEATQERILEAALSETTPSKEILKV
- a CDS encoding ABC transporter permease → MRENTLNAAAQPEIPPEKTSMLANISKFRELGLLGFIVIISLVVQLRNPSFLSGENINDMFTNTAILSILALGMMLVLITRGIDLSIGAIIALSGMISAQVVSTYQGLNPFLAILLGITVGIICGVVNGFLVAKIGILPIIATLALMNIFRGMAFTISGGEWISAYQMPESFVAIATGKTLGLNNLIVIAIIIYLAFFYFVNHTRTGRQIYAVGSNPDSATISGINETKILMLVYTIMGGLAGLSGVLWVSKFASAQGDTAAGYELTVIAACILGGVSIAGGSGKISGVILGAMLFGLLNNALPLLNVSPFWQSSIQGAIILIAVIFNTLVKRGVDLNNLMRRRI